A single genomic interval of Helianthus annuus cultivar XRQ/B chromosome 6, HanXRQr2.0-SUNRISE, whole genome shotgun sequence harbors:
- the LOC110865130 gene encoding lipase isoform X1, with the protein MFRFSVAALQLIELCVSSVVHLLYGFYIFSSAVAGDLSLALNDFLFKSNIEPSIRDEKMGGSANGDDDLPPIVLVHGIFGFGKGRLGGLSYFAGAEKKDEKVLVPDLGSLTSIYDRARELFYYLKGGQVDYGEEHSKACGHAQFGRVYEQGHYPQWDEDHPIHFVGHSAGAQVIRVLQQMLADKAFRGYENTSENWVLSVTALSGAFNGTTRAYLDGMQPEDGRSMKAICLLQLLRIGVIVYDWMDIPILKYYYSFGFDHYNMSWKKAGVWGLVDLLLGNSGPFASGDWILPDLTIQGSLRLNSHLNTFPSTYYFSYATKRTGNLLGRTVPSNILGIHPLLFIRVLQMCQWRHPPDVSPPFKGYRDEEWWDNDGALNTVSMTHPKFPVEHPSRFVVEDSECQPLQPGIWYYKIVEGDHILFVVNRERAGVQFDVMYDSIFERCRKHAFRKLPTMPDHV; encoded by the exons ATGTTTAGGTTTTCTGTAGCGGCCCTTCAATTGATTGAGCTTTGCGTGAGTTCTGTCGTTCATTTGTTATATGGGTTTTACATCTTTAGCTCTGCGGTTGCCGGTGATCTTTCGTTGGCGTTGAATGATTTTCTGTTTAAGTCGAATATTGAACCTTCAATTAGGGATGAAAAGATGGGTGGTTCTGCAAATGGTGATGATGATCTGCCCCCCATTGTGCTTGTTCATGGGATTTTTGGATTTGGGAAAGGG AGATTAGGTGGATTGTCTTATTTTGCTGGAGCAGAGAAGAAAGATGAGAAGGTTTTGGTGCCTGATCTGGGTTCTTTAACCAGTATTTATGACAG GGCTAGagaattgttttattatttgaaagGTGGGCAGGTTGATTATGGTGAAGAACATAGCAAGGCTTGTGGGCATGCCCAATTTGGAAGGGTATATGAACAAG GGCATTACCCACAATGGGATGAAGATCATCCAATTCACTTTGTTGGACATTCGGCCGGTGCTCAGGTGATTCGGGTTCTGCAGCAGATGTTGGCTGACAAG GCATTTAGGGGATATGAAAACACTTCTGAAAACTGGGTATTAAGTGTAACGGCTTTGTCTGGTGCGTTCAACGGGACTACTCGAGCTTACTTGGATGGGATGCA GCCAGAAGACGGGAGATCCATGAAAGCCATATGCCTTCTCCAACTATTACGCATTGGTGTTATCGTTTATGATTGGATGGACATTCCcattttaaaatattattacagcTTCGGGTTTGATCATTACAATATGTCATGGAAGAAAGCTGGCGTTTGGGGTCTTGTTGATCTTCTACTTGGAAACTCAGGCCCGTTTGCATCTGGTGATTGGATTCTTCCAGACCTAACGATCCAAGGATCATTACGTCTCAATAGCCATCTAAACACATTTCCTAGTACATACTACTTTAGTTACGCAACAAAACGTACTGGAAACTTATTGGGCCGTACGGTGCCATCAAATATATTAGGAATCCACCCGTTGCTCTTTATCAGAGTTTTGCAGATGTGCCAGTGGAGGCACCCACCTGATGTCTCTCCGCCTTTCAAGGGCTATAG GGATGAAGAATGGTGGGATAATGACGGTGCGTTAAATACTGTGTCGATGACTCACCCTAAGTTCCCGGTTGAACACCCTAGTCGATTTGTAGTTGAAGATTCCGAGTGCCAACCTTTGCAACCAGGCATCTG GTACTACAAGATAGTGGAGGGGGATCACATACTTTTCGTAGTGAACCGTGAAAGAGCAGGAGTACAGTTTGATGTTATGTATGACAGTATATTTGAGCGATGTAGGAAACACGCGTTTAGAAAGCTTCCGACAATGCCAGACCATGTTTAA
- the LOC110865130 gene encoding lipase isoform X2: MLADKAFRGYENTSENWVLSVTALSGAFNGTTRAYLDGMQPEDGRSMKAICLLQLLRIGVIVYDWMDIPILKYYYSFGFDHYNMSWKKAGVWGLVDLLLGNSGPFASGDWILPDLTIQGSLRLNSHLNTFPSTYYFSYATKRTGNLLGRTVPSNILGIHPLLFIRVLQMCQWRHPPDVSPPFKGYRDEEWWDNDGALNTVSMTHPKFPVEHPSRFVVEDSECQPLQPGIWYYKIVEGDHILFVVNRERAGVQFDVMYDSIFERCRKHAFRKLPTMPDHV, encoded by the exons ATGTTGGCTGACAAG GCATTTAGGGGATATGAAAACACTTCTGAAAACTGGGTATTAAGTGTAACGGCTTTGTCTGGTGCGTTCAACGGGACTACTCGAGCTTACTTGGATGGGATGCA GCCAGAAGACGGGAGATCCATGAAAGCCATATGCCTTCTCCAACTATTACGCATTGGTGTTATCGTTTATGATTGGATGGACATTCCcattttaaaatattattacagcTTCGGGTTTGATCATTACAATATGTCATGGAAGAAAGCTGGCGTTTGGGGTCTTGTTGATCTTCTACTTGGAAACTCAGGCCCGTTTGCATCTGGTGATTGGATTCTTCCAGACCTAACGATCCAAGGATCATTACGTCTCAATAGCCATCTAAACACATTTCCTAGTACATACTACTTTAGTTACGCAACAAAACGTACTGGAAACTTATTGGGCCGTACGGTGCCATCAAATATATTAGGAATCCACCCGTTGCTCTTTATCAGAGTTTTGCAGATGTGCCAGTGGAGGCACCCACCTGATGTCTCTCCGCCTTTCAAGGGCTATAG GGATGAAGAATGGTGGGATAATGACGGTGCGTTAAATACTGTGTCGATGACTCACCCTAAGTTCCCGGTTGAACACCCTAGTCGATTTGTAGTTGAAGATTCCGAGTGCCAACCTTTGCAACCAGGCATCTG GTACTACAAGATAGTGGAGGGGGATCACATACTTTTCGTAGTGAACCGTGAAAGAGCAGGAGTACAGTTTGATGTTATGTATGACAGTATATTTGAGCGATGTAGGAAACACGCGTTTAGAAAGCTTCCGACAATGCCAGACCATGTTTAA
- the LOC110944587 gene encoding lysM domain receptor-like kinase 3, with the protein MASQKRGFLLLVIVIVTSSLIHTIIALPNEFPFTCFKDSKPCNSILYQHNDLTEDSISSLYLVNKSQIQTIGQGDKRHHLVTVRCSCQNVKNTIAYFYDTIYPIKEHDTFLKVSNQFYSGQVWAIGDEGSNFPAGTNATMHLLCGCAETDSQVMVTYTVEPLDTLSDIADRLSAEVSEIESVNSALVQKTGFIEVGWVLYIPMYKNGAPSRKLKKGKDHKWAIIFGTLLSVVAVLLCVSIILMFMKRKRSKKHDNENLKAESKIMSFNKSVASTHTRYLSKESMEGLTGFDTERPLIYDFNEIAEATNNFDDTRKIGEGGYGSVYFGILGEKEVAIKKMRSNKSKEFLAELKVLCKIHHINVVELLGFASGDDHLYLVYEFISNGSLSEHLHDPLLKGHQPLSWIARAQIALDAAKGIEYIHDHTKERYVHRDIKTSNILLDDRLRAKVADFGLAKLVGRTNDDDFVATRLVGTPGYLPPESVKELHVTTKTDVFAFGVVLAELITGKRALMRDNREPNKMKSLITVITKVFEEEEEDREGALVSIRDGSLRDSYPVDDLYKMAEIAYWCLSEDPNNRPEIREVVESLARIVMSSIEWEASLGGSSQVFSGVFDGR; encoded by the exons ATGGCTTCTCAGAAACGCGGTTTTCTGCTTCTTGTTATTGTTATTGTCACCTCATCTTTGATCCACACGATCATCGCTCTTCCAAACGAGTTCCCCTTCACTTGCTTTAAGGACTCCAAACCTTGCAACTCTATACTCTACCAACACAATGATCTTACAGAAGACAGCATCTCATCGCTTTACTTGGTTAACAAATCACAAATTCAGACTATTGGCCAAGGAGACAAGCGACACCACCTTGTAACGGTTCGGTGTTCTTGCCAGAACGTGAAAAACACGATTGCATACTTTTACGACACCATCTATCCGATAAAAGAACATGATACATTCTTGAAGGTTTCTAATCAGTTTTATAGTGGGCAAGTTTGGGCGATTGGAGATGAAGGTTCAAACTTTCCAGCTGGCACAAATGCCACTATGCATTTGTTGTGTGGGTGTGCTGAAACCGATTCTCAAGTTATGGTCACGTATACTGTTGAGCCACTTGACACACTTTCAGATATTGCTGATCGGCTCTCGGCTGAAGTGAGTGAGATCGAGAGTGTAAACAGTGCTTTGGTTCAGAAAACCGGGTTCATAGAGGTTGGTTGGGTTTTGTATATTCCTATGTATAAGAACGGAGCTCCATCACGAAAATTAAAGAAAG GAAAAGATCATAAGTGGGCGATTATATTTGGCACACTATTATCAGTCGTCGCAGTTTTACTATGTGTCTCGATAATATTAATGTTCATGAAGAGGAAAAGATCCAAAAAACATGACAACGAAAACCTAAAGGCCGAATCTAAAATCATGAGCTTTAATAAATCCGTAGCTTCAACACACACTCGGTACCTCAGTAAAGAAAGTATGGAAG GATTAACAGGTTTTGATACAGAAAGACCGTTAATATATGATTTTAACGAGATAGCTGAGGCTACAAATAATTTCGACGACACTAGGAAAATTGGAGAAGGTGGATATGGGAGTGTATATTTCGGTATACTAGGAGAGAAG GAGGTTGCGATAAAGAAAATGAGATCTAACAAGTCGAAAGAATTTCTAGCAGAACTCAAAGTCTTATGCAAGATTCATCATATTAATGTG GTGGAGTTACTTGGATTTGCTAGCGGAGATGATCATTTGTACCTGGTTTATGAGTTCATTTCAAATGGATCTTTAAGTGAGCATCTTCATGACCCATTACTCAAAG GTCATCAGCCACTTTCTTGGATTGCAAGAGCACAGATTGCATTGGATGCTGCAAAGGGTATCGAGTATATTCATGACCATACGAAGGAGCGATATGTACACCGTGATATTAAGACAAGTAACATCTTACTTGATGACCGCTTACGAGCAAAG GTTGCAGATTTTGGTTTAGCAAAACTTGTTGGAAGAacaaatgatgatgattttgtagCAACTCGCCTTGTTGGAACCCCGGGATATCTTCCGCCAGA GTCCGTCAAAGAATTGCATGTAACAACAAAAACCGACGTTTTTGCATTTGGTGTGGTTCTAGCAGAGCTTATAACTGGAAAACGAGCACTCATGCGTGACAATCGGGAGCCCAATAAAATGAAATCACTCATAACAGTT ATAACCAAAGTAttcgaagaagaagaagaagatcgaGAAGGCGCACTAGTATCCATTAGAGACGGTAGTCTCAGGGACAGTTATCCTGTTGACGATCTATACAAG ATGGCTGAAATTGCATATTGGTGTCTAAGCGAAGATCCGAACAACAGACCAGAAATACGAGAGGTAGTTGAGTCTTTAGCTCGAATAGTAATGTCATCAATTGAATGGGAAGCGTCATTGGGCGGGAGTAGCCAAGTTTTCAGCGGTGTTTTTGATGGCCGCTGA